CCGTCCTCGGCGTGGCAGGACGCGCACGCGGCCTTCATCCTGCGCGGCACGATGCTCGATTTCGCCAGCAGGCCCTGGCCGTGCCACAGCGATTCACCGGCGTCCGCGTCGGCGGTGCGCACGGCGCCGGCCGCCTTCTCCGCAGCGATGTCGGCGCGTTTCACGGGGTTCGTGGCGAGGCTGGCGCCGGCGGTGTCCTGGAGTTGCAGGTCGATGATGCGGTAGCCGTTCGACTCGCCATCGGTGCCGTTGAAGCGGAACTGCACGCGGTTGGCGCCCGCGACCAGGCGCGCCTTCGTCGCTGTGTCGAGCGCGAGGCTCATGCGGGTGGTGTAGAGGCCGCCGCGCGTGAGCCCGCCCTGCACGCGTTCCGCGTCGGCGAGGATCACGGTGGTGTCGGTGATGTCGACCCACGGGATGCCGCCCGCATCGGCCGCTGCCGTGCCGCCGAGCACCCGCACGCTGGCCTTGACCACCGTGGGCTTCTGCGTCGTGGCCTCGAACTCGGGCGCGCCGAAGAAGCCGCAGCGGTGGCAGCGGAACCACAGGCGCGCCGCACCCGCGACGTTCGCCGCGTCGAGGTCCAGGCGGGCGTCGACCACCAGCGGGGCCAGCGGCGAACCGTCGCCCAGCACCTCGAGGGGCAGCGTCAGCACGTTGCTGTCCGGGGTGGGAGAGGGGACGTCGGGCGACGGCGCGGGGGCCGTGGCGGGCGTGTCGACGGCGGGGCGGTCGCTCCCGCCTCCGCCGCAGGCGGCGAGCAGCACGGCGGCGGCGAGGTGCACGAGGGCCCGCGAGGTGCGGTGGCGAGGGGACGTGTCCATGGGGCGATTCGTCGGAAGGCGGCCGATTACAGCCGAGCCGGACGACGGCCACAACCGTGGCGGGACCGTTTCCACAAAGAGTTACCGAGGTGACCAGGCCGGTCGGCCCCGCGGCGCGAGGTTCGCACCGATGCACCAAGGTGCCGACCCTTTCCGGGGAGCCGAACCGGCAGCCCCCCTCTCACGGTGCGTGTCAGGCGCCCATGCGGGCCAGTCGCTCCGCGATGAGGCCGTGGGCCTCGGCCATGATGCGGTCGATCAGCACCTTCACCGGCGGCACGTCGTGGATCAGGCCGGCCACCATGCCGCACGACCACGCGCCGGCGTTCATCGCGCCCTCCTGCATGATGCGCGGGTAGACGCCCGCCACCTCGGGCAGGATGTCCTCGAACTTGATGTTCGCGCCGAGTTCGCGCTCCTTCACCAGCAGGCGCTCGACGGCGGCGTTGGTCAGCACACGCTCGGTGTTGCGCAGCGGGCGCATCACGAGGCGGGTGTCGAGTTCGGTGGCGGCCACGATGGCCTGCTTGACGTTCTCGTGCACGGGCGCTTCCTTCGTCGCGATGAAACGCGTGCCCATGTTCATGCCTTCGGCGCCGAGTGCGAGCGCGGCCACGAGCGAGCGGCCGTCGGCCATGCCGCCCGACGCCACGAACGGGATCTTCAGCGCCTCGGCGGCGCGGGGCAGCAGGATGAAGTTGGGCACGTCGTCTTCGCCCGGGTGGCCGCCGCACTCGAAGCC
This genomic stretch from Piscinibacter gummiphilus harbors:
- a CDS encoding NAD(P)H-dependent flavin oxidoreductase, whose protein sequence is MKTRITELFGIEHPIIQGGMHYVGLAELASAVSNAGGLGIITGLTQRSPELLAKEIARCREMTDKPFGVNLTFLPSVTPPDYPGYVKAIIDGGVKVVETAGNNPQKWLSALKEAGVKVIHKCTAVRHALKAEAIGCDAVSVDGFECGGHPGEDDVPNFILLPRAAEALKIPFVASGGMADGRSLVAALALGAEGMNMGTRFIATKEAPVHENVKQAIVAATELDTRLVMRPLRNTERVLTNAAVERLLVKERELGANIKFEDILPEVAGVYPRIMQEGAMNAGAWSCGMVAGLIHDVPPVKVLIDRIMAEAHGLIAERLARMGA